In a genomic window of Candidatus Binatia bacterium:
- a CDS encoding SDR family oxidoreductase, with amino-acid sequence MEAHGERRGEASALQDTVAIVTGGSSGIGRATALDLAARGARVVVTGRRAQPLEATAAEHPDVVGLVADVAMPQDAARTVATAIETWGRLDVLVNNAGAGAILPLADATAERIASIFAVNVIGPSLLAAAALPHLAAAKGAIVNVSSTFGHKPAATLSHYAASKAALEHLTRCWALELAPLGVRVNAVAAGPTESGALTGMMGMSREEAAALEREEARQIPLGRRGVPAEVARWIVQLADPRSAWVTGQVVTIDGGLEVS; translated from the coding sequence ATGGAAGCGCACGGCGAGAGGCGTGGAGAGGCTTCAGCGCTGCAGGACACGGTGGCAATCGTGACCGGCGGCAGCTCCGGCATCGGGCGGGCGACGGCGCTCGACCTCGCGGCCCGCGGCGCGCGCGTCGTGGTCACGGGTCGACGCGCGCAGCCGCTCGAGGCGACGGCCGCCGAGCATCCCGACGTGGTCGGTCTCGTCGCCGACGTCGCCATGCCGCAGGACGCCGCGCGCACCGTCGCGACCGCGATCGAGACCTGGGGACGCCTCGACGTGCTGGTCAACAACGCAGGCGCGGGCGCGATCCTGCCGCTCGCTGACGCGACGGCGGAACGCATCGCGAGCATCTTCGCCGTCAACGTCATCGGCCCGAGCCTCCTCGCGGCGGCCGCGCTGCCGCACCTCGCGGCTGCGAAGGGCGCGATCGTCAACGTGTCGAGCACCTTCGGCCACAAGCCGGCGGCGACGCTCTCGCACTACGCGGCGAGCAAGGCGGCGCTCGAGCACTTGACGCGCTGCTGGGCGCTCGAGCTGGCACCGCTCGGCGTGCGGGTCAACGCGGTGGCCGCGGGCCCGACCGAGTCCGGTGCGTTGACCGGGATGATGGGCATGTCGCGCGAGGAGGCCGCGGCGCTTGAGCGCGAGGAGGCGAGACAGATCCCGCTCGGACGGCGCGGTGTACCGGCGGAGGTGGCGCGCTGGATCGTGCAGCTCGCCGATCCGAGATCCGCCTGGGTCACGGGTCAGGTCGTGACGATCGACGGCGGCCTCGAGGTTTCCTGA
- the smpB gene encoding SsrA-binding protein SmpB, which produces MARESGEKTIAVNRKARHDYFIDETVEAGIVLLGSEVKSLREGRVNLKDSYARITKDGEAVLIGVHISPYGFTTRDVPEPDRQRKLLLHRAEIDRLAGKTRERGYTLVPTRMYFKNGRAKVEIGLARGKERHDRREAVRKAESKREIDRALKARQRQRG; this is translated from the coding sequence ATGGCCCGCGAGAGCGGTGAGAAAACGATCGCGGTCAACCGCAAGGCGCGACACGACTACTTCATCGACGAGACGGTGGAGGCGGGCATCGTCTTGCTCGGCTCCGAGGTGAAGTCGCTGCGCGAGGGCAGGGTGAACCTGAAGGACTCCTACGCGCGCATCACCAAGGACGGCGAGGCGGTGCTGATCGGCGTGCACATCTCGCCGTACGGCTTCACGACCCGCGACGTCCCGGAGCCCGACCGTCAGCGGAAGCTGCTCCTGCACCGCGCGGAGATCGATCGACTCGCCGGCAAGACGCGCGAGCGCGGCTACACGCTCGTGCCGACCCGCATGTACTTCAAGAACGGCCGGGCGAAGGTCGAGATCGGGCTCGCGCGCGGCAAGGAGCGCCACGACCGTCGTGAGGCGGTGCGCAAGGCGGAGAGCAAGCGCGAGATCGACCGCGCGCTGAAGGCGCGGCAGCGCCAGCGCGGCTAG
- a CDS encoding GFA family protein, with translation MRGRCLCGDIAWEGTGEGELVHHCHCGMCRKSSGTAFTTMGAFPAASFRFVRGADRVARYQTSPGGQRCFCPRCGSSVPGAPFEDRVFVPFGNLEDDPGGRPTVHIFVAHKAPWYEITDDLPRFDAYPPGYGEALSPPASVTQADPVRGSCLCGAIAYTFTGPVDAWNNCHCSRCRFARGAAHASNLFVSVERFSWTRGGDLVAAYKVPEAERFGQNFCPTCGGKVPRVNTQRGYVTIPAGSLDDDPGVRPARHIYVDSKAPWFEITGDLPRFAEMPA, from the coding sequence ATGCGAGGACGCTGTCTGTGCGGGGACATCGCCTGGGAGGGAACGGGCGAGGGCGAGCTGGTTCACCACTGCCACTGCGGCATGTGCCGCAAGTCGTCGGGGACGGCGTTCACCACGATGGGCGCCTTTCCCGCCGCGAGCTTCCGCTTCGTGCGCGGCGCGGATCGCGTGGCGCGCTACCAGACGTCGCCCGGCGGCCAGCGCTGCTTCTGTCCGCGCTGCGGCTCGAGCGTGCCGGGCGCGCCGTTCGAGGACCGGGTGTTCGTCCCGTTCGGCAACCTCGAGGACGATCCTGGCGGACGTCCGACGGTGCACATCTTCGTCGCGCACAAGGCGCCCTGGTACGAGATCACCGACGATCTGCCGCGCTTCGACGCCTACCCGCCGGGCTACGGCGAGGCGCTGTCGCCGCCGGCGTCGGTCACGCAGGCGGATCCCGTGCGCGGGAGCTGCCTGTGCGGCGCGATCGCGTACACCTTCACGGGTCCGGTCGACGCGTGGAACAACTGCCACTGCTCGCGCTGCCGCTTCGCGCGCGGCGCGGCGCACGCGTCGAACCTCTTCGTGAGCGTCGAGCGCTTCTCCTGGACGCGCGGCGGCGACCTCGTGGCCGCGTACAAGGTTCCCGAGGCGGAGCGCTTCGGGCAGAACTTCTGCCCGACCTGCGGCGGCAAGGTGCCGCGCGTCAACACCCAGCGCGGCTACGTCACGATCCCCGCCGGCAGCCTCGACGACGACCCCGGGGTGCGCCCCGCGCGCCACATCTACGTCGACTCGAAGGCGCCGTGGTTCGAGATCACCGGCGACCTGCCGCGCTTCGCCGAGATGCCGGCTTGA
- the panD gene encoding aspartate 1-decarboxylase, translated as MLEISQKKQNDRPLPVRKMLRGKIHRATVTDANLNYEGSITIDKTLMEAMDLLEFESVHVWDVNNGERFETYVLEGERDSGVICVNGAAARKVAPGDLIIIGAFTWLDEESARRHQPKIVMVDERNRVKQPPLLQSA; from the coding sequence ATGCTCGAGATTTCGCAGAAGAAGCAGAACGACCGTCCCCTGCCGGTGCGCAAGATGCTGCGCGGCAAGATCCACCGCGCGACCGTCACCGACGCGAACCTCAACTACGAGGGCTCGATCACGATCGACAAGACGCTGATGGAGGCGATGGACCTCCTCGAGTTCGAGTCGGTGCACGTCTGGGACGTGAACAACGGCGAGCGCTTCGAGACCTACGTGCTCGAGGGCGAGCGCGACTCGGGCGTGATCTGCGTCAACGGCGCGGCGGCCCGCAAGGTCGCGCCCGGCGACCTGATCATCATCGGCGCGTTCACCTGGCTCGACGAGGAGAGCGCGCGTCGGCACCAGCCGAAGATCGTGATGGTCGACGAGCGCAACCGCGTCAAGCAACCGCCGCTGCTGCAGTCGGCGTGA
- a CDS encoding deoxynucleoside kinase, whose translation MSRGRYIVVEGPIAVGKTSLAKILAEEFDAELELDPAEHNEFLRPFYMAPDRHALAAQLRFLLLRLEQQARIAQRRASGDDRAVVCDYLLAKDEIFARLTLAKPEYELYRAIAGALAQNSHPELRKPDLVVYLEASAEVLQRRLRKRNRDYERRIAPEYLRSLAEAYRNYFHSYDDAPLLVVNSSMIDFLGNGDERVDLLREIRSVRKGVQHYIPLGSR comes from the coding sequence GTGAGCCGAGGACGGTACATCGTAGTCGAAGGGCCCATTGCCGTTGGAAAGACGTCGCTGGCGAAGATCCTCGCCGAGGAGTTCGATGCCGAGCTGGAGCTCGATCCGGCCGAGCACAACGAGTTCCTGCGTCCTTTCTACATGGCGCCCGACCGGCATGCGCTCGCGGCCCAGCTTCGCTTCCTGCTCTTGCGGCTCGAGCAGCAGGCGCGCATCGCGCAGCGTCGGGCCTCTGGCGACGACCGCGCGGTGGTCTGCGACTACCTCCTGGCCAAGGACGAGATTTTCGCGCGCCTCACGCTGGCCAAGCCCGAGTACGAGCTGTACCGGGCGATCGCCGGCGCGCTGGCGCAAAACAGCCACCCAGAGCTGCGGAAGCCCGACCTCGTGGTCTACCTCGAGGCGAGCGCCGAAGTTCTGCAAAGACGGCTTCGCAAGCGAAACCGGGACTACGAGCGCCGAATCGCGCCGGAGTACCTGCGCTCGCTGGCAGAGGCGTACAGGAACTACTTCCACTCGTATGACGACGCGCCCCTGTTGGTCGTGAACAGCTCCATGATCGATTTTCTCGGGAACGGCGACGAACGCGTCGACCTGCTCCGAGAGATCAGGAGCGTCCGCAAAGGGGTGCAGCACTACATACCGCTGGGATCCAGGTAA
- a CDS encoding TetR/AcrR family transcriptional regulator, giving the protein MPTRAPRKKRLEPRKKPIQRRSQATVDAILQAAARVFATSGYARTTTNHIARRAGVSIGSLYEYFPSKDAILVALTERHVDEAERTLAAELAAVRASRLPLPDVVRRLVDVMVALHARDPGLHRVLFEEAPLPPRLRARVTALEQAMASEVAKLLEEHGVPPAEAPIAARLAAEVLESLTHRLVVHDDAAPRAAASPNSTFEQQAQEMTLLVTSYLAAKRTGSTGARTGARRGDVRVFT; this is encoded by the coding sequence ATGCCCACCCGAGCGCCCCGCAAAAAGCGGCTCGAGCCGCGCAAGAAGCCGATCCAGCGGCGCTCGCAGGCGACGGTCGACGCGATCCTGCAGGCGGCTGCTCGGGTTTTCGCGACCTCGGGCTACGCGCGCACGACCACCAACCACATCGCGCGGCGCGCCGGCGTGTCGATCGGCTCGCTCTACGAGTACTTCCCGAGCAAGGACGCGATCCTGGTCGCGCTCACCGAGCGCCACGTCGACGAGGCGGAGCGCACGCTCGCGGCGGAGCTCGCCGCGGTGCGCGCGTCGCGCCTGCCGCTTCCCGACGTCGTGCGCCGGCTGGTCGACGTGATGGTCGCGCTGCACGCGCGCGATCCGGGGCTGCACCGGGTGCTGTTCGAGGAGGCGCCGCTGCCGCCGCGTCTGCGCGCGCGCGTCACCGCGCTCGAGCAGGCGATGGCGTCCGAGGTCGCGAAGCTCCTCGAGGAGCACGGCGTCCCGCCCGCCGAGGCGCCGATCGCCGCACGGCTCGCGGCCGAGGTGCTCGAGAGCTTGACGCACCGGCTCGTCGTGCACGACGACGCTGCACCGCGCGCCGCTGCGAGCCCGAACTCGACGTTCGAGCAGCAGGCGCAGGAGATGACGCTCCTCGTGACCAGCTACCTCGCCGCCAAGCGGACCGGGTCGACGGGCGCGCGGACGGGCGCACGCCGGGGTGACGTTCGCGTGTTTACGTAG